One Lytechinus variegatus isolate NC3 chromosome 11, Lvar_3.0, whole genome shotgun sequence DNA segment encodes these proteins:
- the LOC121424141 gene encoding deleted in malignant brain tumors 1 protein-like: MVRELMIFSLSTALEERRAWQNVLTFGSIPIVDINGMQMPYVFQENKISFLVQFPDPFDVRLVGGPTDAEGRVEVLYNGSWGTICDDGWDLSDVRVICTIVGFDGALSTPGSARFGLESGQILLTWVECFGIEDNLADCYHRGIGDWSPCGHHAGAVCYSGEHPNPLHVRLIGGSTDFEGRIEVLHDGSWGTVCDINWDLRDARVVCRMLGFDGALDAPRSARFGQGSGSVLLKYVNCEGSEDNLADCAHAGIERYPCMHSRDAGAVCYSGGHSSPIQVRLVGGENDAEGTVNVMHNGSWGTVCDFNWDLRDARVVCRMLGFDGALEAPRSARFGQGSGRILLNWVECDGSEDTFADCKHPGIGDYSYCGHNQDAGVVCFLGVRLADGANDNEGRVEILVEGSWGTVCDDSWDLVDATVVCRHLGFMGALAALPQAHFGEGSGDILLDGVQCNGSEANLKDCKHRGIGVHNCAHKEDAGVICRNTGNLKLWLTMCY, encoded by the exons ATGGTCAGGGAACTGATGATATTCTCTCTGTCGACTGCCTTGGAAGAGAGGAGAGCCTGGCAGAATGTCCTGACATTTGGGTCGATTCCTATTGTGGACATAAATGGGATGCAAATGCCATATGTTTTTCAGGAG AATAAAATCTCCTTCCTTGTTCAATTCCCAGATCCCTTTGACGTTCGTCTTGTTGGTGGACCTACCGATGCTGAAGGGAGAGTGGAGGTGTTGTATAATGGATCCTGGGGTACTATCTGTGATGATGGTTGGGATCTGAGTGACGTCAGGGTGATTTGTACAATTGTGGGGTTCGATGGAGCCTTGAGTACACCAGGATCTGCTAGGTTCGGTCTGGAATCTGGGCAAATCCTTTTAACCTGGGTCGAATGCTTTGGGATAGAAGACAACCTAGCTGACTGTTATCATCGAGGGATTGGAGATTGGAGCCCCTGCGGTCATCATGCAGGTGCCGTTTGTTACTCAGGAG AGCACCCGAACCCATTACATGTTCGCCTTATCGGTGGGTCTACCGATTTTGAAGGCAGAATAGAAGTCTTGCATGATGGATCCTGGGGTACTGTTTGTGATATCAACTGGGATCTCAGAGACGCCAGGGTTGTATGTAGAATGTTGGGGTTTGATGGAGCCTTGGATGCACCAAGATCTGCTAGATTTGGTCAAGGATCTGGTAGCGTTCTTCTGAAGTATGTCAACTGTGAAGGAAGTGAAGACAACCTAGCAGACTGTGCTCATGCAGGGATTGAACGTTACCCATGTATGCATTCGAGGGATGCAGGAGCCGTATGCTACTCAGGAG GTCATTCATCTCCAATCCAAGTACGGCTGGTCGGTGGAGAAAATGATGCCGAAGGCACGGTAAATGTTATGCACAATGGATCTTGGGGAACTGTATGCGACTTTAATTGGGATCTACGTGACGCCAGGGTGGTTTGTAGAATGTTAGGGTTTGATGGAGCTTTGGAAGCACCGAGATCTGCAAGGTTTGGTCAGGGTTCTGGACGAATTCTCCTAAACTGGGTAGAATGCGATGGATCAGAAGACACTTTTGCAGACTGCAAACACCCAGGAATTGGAGATTACAGTTACTGTGGTCATAACCAAGATGCAGGAGTCGTGTGCTTCCTTGGAG TTCGACTTGCAGATGGAGCCAACGATAATGAAGGAAGGGTAGAGATTCTGGTGGAAGGGTCTTGGGGAACTGTGTGTGATGATTCTTGGGACCTGGTTGATGCTACCGTTGTGTGCAGACACTTAGGATTTATGGGAGCTTTGGCTGCTTTACCCCAGGCTCACTTTGGTGAGGGTTCTGGGGATATCTTGTTGGATGGTGTTCAGTGCAATGGATCAGAAGCCAACCTCAAGGACTGTAAACATAGGGGAATAGGTGTGCATAATTGTGCACATAAAGAGGATGCCGGCGTCATATGCAGAAATACAGGTAACTTAAAACTGTGGCTGACAATGTGTTACTAA